Sequence from the Mixophyes fleayi isolate aMixFle1 chromosome 4, aMixFle1.hap1, whole genome shotgun sequence genome:
CTTACTTTGACAGTTACTGCACTCCAAATTTAGAGCTacatttcacttttttatttatttttttccctgaatTTAGAGCTAGGCTTCCCATCATTCTCTTAATCTCCTAGAGATTTAATTGGAACTCTTCATTTATACTGCCAAACACGAATCATCAGAATTACTCATTTTACTGGTTATGAATGAAATGCATtctttttttaatgcaatatAAAACTATGCATTGTACTTGGGTTTCATCCCTCTAAAACCTTGTGTACATACGTGGTtctcatcattagctatttatatagcgccaccaattccgcagtgctgtactgagaactcgctcacatcagtccctgcccttgtGGAtctcagtctaaattccctaatatacacacaggagGAGAGACTAGGGCAgtgatgactaacctgtgacactccaggtgttgtgaaaccacaagtcccagcatgctctgccagctatcagctagttatctactggcaaagcatgctggggcttgtagtttcacaacacctggagtgtcacaggttagccatcactggactagggtcagtttgatcgcagccaattaacctaacagtatgtttttggagtgcgggaggaaacccatacaaactctacacagataaggctatggttaggaatcaaactcatgaccccagtgctgtgagggagaagtgctaaccactaagccactgtgctgattATTCCTCTCCTTACTAGTATCGTGTGTTTTATTCTTTAATCCTACTAGCATTTGAGGGTTATTGTAACTACATAATTCTTCATACTCCTAAATGTTgacaacaaatttttttttatttttttttaagcacactagcagtgtttttaaaagaaaaatgcatgCATTgtggcttttttgttttttaaataaatgccaTTGAAACCTATTAGGTTGTTACAAACATTTTATACAGTGGAATTTTAGAAGTgtctgtatgaaaaatgtaatgagaatgtaagtgaatggaatttgaaagttttacaatgaaggcagtgggagaagtggcggtatggcataccaccgtatacacccccactttgaccactggttttaCAGGTATACAAAATACCTCCTATAAGGGTAGAAACAAATTGCTTGTGTGGGTAAGCCCTGAGTTATCTCATCAAAGTATACTCTAACGGTTAATACTTATGATTACTGATTAGATCTGTGTCAGTCATTTATCTAATGGCTTAGCAAAGAGCTAGTGTATATTGGTGTTGCATCAGTAAATTCAAGTTCAATAACTGTAAAACTATGGCTTGTTAATCCTTGTAGTAAACATGTTGTCAGTATACAATGACCCGTTACTAATAGAACAAGCTGCATTCTTGGTCTGTCAAATGTTAGTAAAAGTATCTGTTTGTACTTGCAATGTGATTTAATACAGGGATGATTGATCTGTTTTACAAGCGACCAAGGTGTGTTCCTCATGCATTGAACACACTGGTATATAAACTCATTATAAACGGATGATAACCAATATATTGTGGCACCCCTATAATGTCCGTACCTTTTTATGCTACATAACATGTTGACCCTTAATACATAATATACTGAATTTTAATATAACCCGTTAAACTCTGGgaagcatcatttatttatagggtgctgCTTACAaagcttttttaaaaactttaaagTTTTAAGTTGGGACTGCAGTGTATGACAGATACATAACGGTAACTCTGCTAATTAACTTTCTAAATGTTTCCTTTTAACTGCAGTTTCTGTTTTATCTTTGTATTCGTAAGTGCTGTCTGCAGGTAGCACAATGTTCAGTAGCATCTAAAACTACATAATATAAACAAGTATATTATAATTCCTCATTTTAAAGGTCTTGAAATAAAGTTCCGCGCTTGTAGATTCCTTTTGGAATAATAAGATAAtgttttactaaactgcagaattGGCTCCCAAGTTCCTGCATACACTACAAGTGAGTGGACCTAGTCTGCCAGAGATGCTTtagcccagtggatcccaaaaatttctcagttcgtggcacccttggGGTCTCCGAGGCACCCCAatgagccacggcacacagtttgggaaccactgctttagccTATGTTACGACATGTCATAAAACAGGTTAATGTACTACTGTAATACTAACTGACTTTCTATCCCCCCCAGTTTGTGATTATCCTGCTTTTGGTGTTTGTGACTGAAGTTGTGGTGGTGGTCCTAGGATACATCTACAGAGCCAAGGTAACCATCTGATGTTTCACACATACATGTGTGGTACAATACAATCTGTTTATCTACATTTGTTTTACAGCACCAGTTAAATGAATTCACTTTCCTTCCTCACGTTTTCTGTGACTATCCAATTTAAGCGTATTCAAGTGTTTGCTTTATAATGTACTTAAATAAAGTGtgatttcaggatttcctgtCATGCCAGGATGGTGTGGTAACATTACTGTGAAATGTACTTTCCTTTTGCTAGATGTAATATCTGCTGCTAAATAAACAATATGTGTTATGTCTTTTTAAGGTCGAAGATGAAGTTGATAAAAGCATTACAAATGTATTCAACCAGTACAACGGCCTCTCCTCTGACTCCGCAAGCCGAGCCATCGATTATGTTCAGACACAGGTAGGAATACAGCCCACGTCCGGTTGTATATTTGTTCAGTAGACGTCAGGTTGTGATGATGAGGTCATATAAAGCAATAGGAATTGTATGGAGCAAAATACCTTTTTGGGAAAATAAGTGTTAACAACATTGACACAATGAGCAAGGGGCAGGTATCTTTTATCACCGCAAATGCTAAATTACTTTTTCTTGAATTTAATAGAACAAAAACCTGACACACACATGGAGTTGTCTGTCTTATGAATGCCAGGGATTTAAACAGTAATATCTATCTGCATATTAGAGGAAGATTCTTTTTTTTCTACAGCTTCACTGTTGTGGAATTCACAACTATTCAGACTGGGAGAAGACGCCATGGTATAACAAAGCAAGAAATAATAGCGTGCCAATAAGTTGCTGCAGAGATGGCGTGTTTAACTGTACAGGCAGCATGAACAGACCTGGAGATCTTTACTATGAGGTAAGGAATAATATGCACCAGGCAGTAGTCCTGTAGTATTAGGTGATGGATGTAGGTCCCCATACTACACGCCCGTGTGTGCTGGTCAGAGAAGAAGTGGCTCTAGTGACAAATCTcatgaaaatgtatgtttgaatacaccccccccccccctccctcccccgtaGACAATGTttttcttgtcattgtcaccTATTTCTCTAATTGTTTTGTATTTGAACTATaactttgctaaaaaaaaaaaaaaagtttaagggAGCACAACATTTTTTGTGACATTGTTGAACATAACTGCGTGGAAAGCATATATGTTTCAATATTGGCCTTAGCTACTCAGGTTCATCTAACtgagcatttttatttatttttaaatatgtctaTACAAATGCAGGTAATGctgtttttcttttctgtaaTGCAGTCATgtgattttgatttgtttttttttaatagtgtaaAACAATCTGGTTTACCTCTTGAAATAATAACAGATTAAAAGGGACATCATTGTGCTTCTTTCTAGGGCTGTGAGGTGCTGGTTGTGGAAAAACTGCAGGAAATTATGATGTATGTAATATGGGCTGCGCTGGCATTTGCTGCAATACAGGTGAGACACGGTGTGAATGTTGTCTGGTATGCTAACGTATTCCATTTTGTCCATGTGCTGTACTGTATGCTAAGACTATTGTGTATATTGATCTGatttgaggtttgtttttttgttttgttttttaatgctgtattttattttattttttattttacaaaattttTCATCTCCACGATTAAAGGCATGGTGAttcctctttttatttttatggcacACCATTAGGTGAACATAGGCAGTTACCTAGGGTGCCAATGGTTAGGGGTCACCTATACAGCTAACCTAATTAATGCCATAGGCTCAGCTTCGCATGGAGCCAGTCAAAAAGATTAATTGAAACGGCATCctgtttacaaataaaatgcaaaaagccttAGTTAAGTGTTTAGGGTTAGAACCCCTTATAACAGTAGTGGTTGATGGCTCATCATATTTGTGTAACtaagacttctgcattttatttatcaGTAGGAGGCAGTTTTAAAAAGGTTTACAGacagtgtgctggggaattcATGTTTCTGTTGCCATTAGTCTGATGGGCACTTTATCTTCCATCTTTGAGCAAGGAAAATGGGCCAAGTATAAAACCTCTTCTAATCACCTTCATCTGGAGAGAGGTGTCCCAGGGGGCAGAAGACATGGGTTTGACACCTGTCAATCAAGCTAGAGCTTGGGGTTTAAATTTACTATTATATCAGTATTGTGGTATTGACTTCATCTCGAAAGCGTCAGTGTCACAATACATAAATACTTATTTTTCCACACTACCAAACCTCCTTAACCCATCTCATCCTCAGCTATTCTTAACTAATGTACAAGTGGCTGGCAGTGTTACACATCCTACTGCTTCTCTCACAGTACATTATGCTGGGCATTATCATGGTCTGTGGTACAAAGGACATCCCACTACTCTACCTGCTGCTTGTATACAGGGTAGGATGAGGAGGGATGAAGTACACAGGGAGAGTAGTGCAGCGCATCATGCATACAGCAGGAGGGGTGGGCGGTGTCGTTGGGTATATACTTTTTGTTTATGCTACATTTTTGGAGTACAGTAAAAGGGGTTGTCTCTGCAAATAAGTTACTGACCTGCCATTTTAGAGATGGCAAGTTGTTGCGCTTTTGGCTTTTAAGACAGAAATGGTGGTGGGTCATGGGGTGATTGAAATAAGACTGTTGGCTATATTTGCCTCATCATGCGGTTTGTTTGCCTTAGAAAATTAGTTTGCTACCAGCACAGTGATGACCATGCAAAATGAGGTAGATGACATTGAGAAACTGATATACTTGGACAGTGGCCGTAGAGTTCTAATAGCAAATGTACTATTTGGGATTGACAGTTTTAA
This genomic interval carries:
- the TSPAN3 gene encoding tetraspanin-3 — translated: MGQCGVISSKTVLVFLNLIFWAAAGILCYVGAYVFITYDDYDHFFEDVYTLIPGVIIITTGALLFIIGLIGCCATIRESRCGLVTFVIILLLVFVTEVVVVVLGYIYRAKVEDEVDKSITNVFNQYNGLSSDSASRAIDYVQTQLHCCGIHNYSDWEKTPWYNKARNNSVPISCCRDGVFNCTGSMNRPGDLYYEGCEVLVVEKLQEIMMYVIWAALAFAAIQLLGMLCACIVLCRRTRDPAYELLVTGGTYA